The genomic interval TCGAATTCAACCAGAGCCAGAGCGAACAATGGGCGGTGGACTGGGTGCCGGTGCGCTGGGAAGGGGAATCGGAGGGTGAAGACCCCGGCGATGTCGCCATTCCGATTGGCCAGCCCGGCACGCTGCTGTTTCAGCCGGTCGGGACGTGCTGGCAGCTGGACGATGATTTCGTCGCGGCAGAGTAAACATAAGGGGCTGAACCTGACCGGTTCAGCCCCTTTGCTTTTTAGTAGGACTCGGCGGCTGGATAGACGCCGAGAACCTTGAACTGGTCGGTGAAGAAGCCAAGCTCTTCAAAGGCATGCACCACGCCCGGATCGGTCGGGTGGCCTTCGATGTCGGCGTAGAACTGGGTCGCGGTGAAGGCGCCGCCGACCATGTAGCTTTCGAGCTTGGTCATGTTGACGCCATTGGTGGCAAAACCGCCCATGGCCTTATAGAGCGCGGCCGGAACGTTGCGGACGCGGAAGATGAAGGTGGTCTTGACCTTGCCGACATTGGCCGGGGCTTCCTTGGGCGTCGGCGACAGCACGAGGAAACGCGTGGTGTTGTGGGCCGCGTCTTCGATATTGGTGGCCAGCACGTTGAGGCCGTAGATTTCGCCGGCAAAGCGCGAGGCGATGGCGGCGACCGATTTATCGGCCTTCTCGGCGACTTCGCGGGCGGAGCCGGCGGTATCGACCGCATTGATGGTTCGATAGCCCTTGTCGGCGATGAACTTGCGGCACTGGCCGAGCGCAACCGAGAGCGACTGCACCGATTTGATATCGTCCAGCGTCGCACCGGGGACGGCCAGCAGGTTCATCTCGACGCGCAGATAGGTCTCGCCGATGATATGAAGGCCGCTTTCGGGCAGCAGGTGGTGAATATCGGTGATGCGGCCATAGAGCGAATTTTCCACCGGCACGACGGCAAAATCGGCGCGGCCGGTCTGGACCGCGTTGAGCGTCTCCTCAAAGGTGACACAGCCGATCGCATCTTCGCCGGGGAAAAAATTTGAGGCGGCCGCATGGCTGAAAGCGCCGGGTTCACCCTGGAATGCGATCTTCTTGGTCATCTGGAGGTCCGTTTCGTGTAGGCGAAAGGCTTTTGAACCCGCCGAATGGCGGAGTCAATTGAAGGTGAGGGCGTCGGGACAGACGCCAGCGTCACAACCTTGTTGCCCAAAAACGCCGAACTGGAGCAATTTTCCCCAAGGGGGCGGCCGTGCCATTCGAGCGTAGCTCTCTTGGCCTTCTCGCCTAAAATCGCTCCACAGGAGCGATTTTCCCCAAGGGGGCGGCTCGAAGTGTCGCAGTTGGGCTTTGGACGGTTGCGCCGGACCGGCCTTGCGACTATCTTCCGGCGCGCGTCGAGCCCCTCCGTTGAGGCGATTTTCCTTTTGGATATCGAAAGTTGAGCTGGGTTCGACTAAAAGTCCTCAGGGGATGGACCGGCAGAGAGACCAAATGGATTCGTTCGAGCTTAACAAAATCATGGGCGCCGTGCTGGGCACGTTGTTGTTCGTCATGGGCGCTGGCTTTGTCGCTGAGGCCATCTACCACCCTATCGAGGGGAAGGGTCCGGGCTATGCCCTGCCTGAACCCGAGCCAGTTGCGACAGGCGTAGTGGCGGAAGCCGCTCCGGTAATTCCGCTGGGCACCCTGCTGGCAAGCGCCAGTGCGGAGCGTGGCGCTGCAGCAGCCCGCAAGTGCCAGTCGTGCCACAATTTCGGCGAGGGCGAGCCCAACAAGCAGGGTCCGCACCTTTACGACATCGTGAACCGTTCGGAAGGTTCGATTGCGGACTTCGCATATTCGGACGCCATGGCTGCCCATCACGCGGCAGGCGACGTCTGGTCGTATGAGAACCTCAACCACTTCCTGACCAAGCCAAGCGATTACGCTCCAGGCACCAAGATGAACTTTGCCGGTATCCGTACCGCTGAAGAACGCGCGGACATCCTGGCGTATCTGCAGACGCTGTCGCACAACCCAGTGCCATTCCCGGCCGCTGAAGAAGCCCCTGCTGCGCCAGCAGCGGAGGACGCAGCACCAGCCGGCGCCGGTGAGCCTGCTCCAACAGCAGCGCCAGCCGATGCCCCTGCGGTTGCACCAGCTGTAGTGACCGAGACGCCTTCGACCACATCGACGGAAACGCCGGTGGAAGGCACGCCAGTGACCGGCGCTCCAGCGCCAGCCCCTGCGGCTGAAACGCCAGCGCCTGCCGCTGCGGCCCCAGAGGCACCAGCTGCCGAGCCTGCACCAGCGCCAGAAGCTGCTCCACCAGCAGCGCCTGCGCCCACGCCAGGGCCAAGCGTCAATACGCTGCAGCCCTCCGGCTAATGCTCGCGGTCTTTACGACAGCGTAAAACACACAGTTCCGGCCGCGTCCTTCAACGGGCGCGGCCTTTTTCATGCCCGAGGAGTGAGCCATCCATGCTGTTGCTGCACCTGTCTGACGTCGATGAAGCCAACTGGGCCGAAAAGTTCAGGGCCGCCCTTGGCGCCTATCCCGTGGTGCGGCGCGGCGATGACTTCGATCCGGCAGACGTGCGCTATATCTTTGTGTGGAAGCCCAAGGCCGATGCATTTGACGGCCTGACGGGACTTGAAGCCATTCTGTCGCTCGGCGCGGGCGTTGATGCCCTGCTCAAGCATCCCAACCTGCCCGACGCCCCCGTCGTGCGGTTTGTCGACAGCGATCTCAGCCAGCGCATGAGCGATTATGTGGTGGCGCATGTGACCATGCATCACCGGCTCTACACCCGCTTCCGCGCCGACCAGAAGGCGCGGCGCTGGAACCAGATCTATCCGCCCGCCGCTTCGGAAACGACGGTCGGCATCATGGGCATGGGCGTGCTCGGGCAGGACGCGGCCAAGAGGTTGGTGCCGCTCGGGTTTGACCTGCGCAGCTGGAGCCGCACGCCCAAGGCCATCGACGGGGTTGAGGGCTTTGCCGGCGCCGAGAGCTTTGACGCGTTTCTGGCGGGCACCGACATTTTGGTGAACCTTCTGCCGCTGACGCCTGAAACGACCGGTATCCTTAACAGCGCGACCTTTGCCAAGCTGCGGCGCGACCGGCTCGATGGTGGTCCGGTGATCATCAATGCGGCGCGTGGCGGGCATCAGCGCGAGGCCGATATTGTGGCTGCGCTGGCCGATGGCACGCTGGGCGCGGCGAGCCTTGATGTGTTCGAGACCGAACCCCTACCCGCCGATAGCCCATTGTGGGCAATCGAAAATTGCTATGTGACGCCCCATATCGCCGCGATTTCCAATGAAGCGACGGGCGTTCGCTATTTCACCAAAATCATCGAAGACCACAAAGCGGGCAAGCCGCTGATAAACGTCGTCGATCGCGATCGTGGATATTAACGGGAACGTTATTCGGATATCTCGAAAGCTATGCAATGTGTTAACCGCTGCGCGATTTCATTGCGCAGCAGGCATTTGACAAGGTTCAAGACCGCATGACCGATAGCTCCGTGCAACCGAAGAAGCTCAAGCTCTACGACCGACTGAAGCTGGCGACGCAACACAGGCTGGCAGAACCGATCCTGGCGCTGCTGTGCTTTCTCGAAGCAATGATCCTGCCGATCTTCCCGGAGATCATGCTGGCCCCGATGATCGTGGCCAACCGGATGCGCGCCTGGCGACTGGCCACCATCTGCACCATTTCGTCCGTGCTGGGCGGCCTTGCGGGCTATGCCATCGGCTATTTCCTGTTCGACACCGTCGGCAAGGCAATCATCGATTTTT from Devosia sp. 2618 carries:
- a CDS encoding prephenate dehydratase — protein: MTKKIAFQGEPGAFSHAAASNFFPGEDAIGCVTFEETLNAVQTGRADFAVVPVENSLYGRITDIHHLLPESGLHIIGETYLRVEMNLLAVPGATLDDIKSVQSLSVALGQCRKFIADKGYRTINAVDTAGSAREVAEKADKSVAAIASRFAGEIYGLNVLATNIEDAAHNTTRFLVLSPTPKEAPANVGKVKTTFIFRVRNVPAALYKAMGGFATNGVNMTKLESYMVGGAFTATQFYADIEGHPTDPGVVHAFEELGFFTDQFKVLGVYPAAESY
- a CDS encoding cytochrome c family protein, producing MDSFELNKIMGAVLGTLLFVMGAGFVAEAIYHPIEGKGPGYALPEPEPVATGVVAEAAPVIPLGTLLASASAERGAAAARKCQSCHNFGEGEPNKQGPHLYDIVNRSEGSIADFAYSDAMAAHHAAGDVWSYENLNHFLTKPSDYAPGTKMNFAGIRTAEERADILAYLQTLSHNPVPFPAAEEAPAAPAAEDAAPAGAGEPAPTAAPADAPAVAPAVVTETPSTTSTETPVEGTPVTGAPAPAPAAETPAPAAAAPEAPAAEPAPAPEAAPPAAPAPTPGPSVNTLQPSG
- a CDS encoding glyoxylate/hydroxypyruvate reductase A, with translation MLLLHLSDVDEANWAEKFRAALGAYPVVRRGDDFDPADVRYIFVWKPKADAFDGLTGLEAILSLGAGVDALLKHPNLPDAPVVRFVDSDLSQRMSDYVVAHVTMHHRLYTRFRADQKARRWNQIYPPAASETTVGIMGMGVLGQDAAKRLVPLGFDLRSWSRTPKAIDGVEGFAGAESFDAFLAGTDILVNLLPLTPETTGILNSATFAKLRRDRLDGGPVIINAARGGHQREADIVAALADGTLGAASLDVFETEPLPADSPLWAIENCYVTPHIAAISNEATGVRYFTKIIEDHKAGKPLINVVDRDRGY